The Periplaneta americana isolate PAMFEO1 chromosome 14, P.americana_PAMFEO1_priV1, whole genome shotgun sequence region TTGTACATTTATTTGCTACGTAAACAATATGTGCAGAAAACCTCAGACTATCAACATAAATTATCAATGTCTTTTGTCGCATTCTAGAAGTAGATGGCTCTTTCTGCACTGCAGTAGATGAATTATGAAACTTTGGAAATCACTGAAGTCTTTTCTTCTATCTTGGGGAAAGATCCTTATATTCTAGTAAGTTCTGTAACAAAAACTTCTTGGGTTTAAGTACTGCAAGGTTTCTAAGAAATACAAAAATGGATGGGGAAAATATAGATGTCAAATGAAGCAAATTTAAGAATTTCTATACTATTGTTGTACAGTAACCTGAAAAAAGACATATGTTTGAAAACCTATTGGCAGTTTTCTTGGGTGTTACTAAAGGAAAAAGATGAGTGAGCGAAAACTATTTCAATGCAGTAGCCAACTGAAGAAAGGTATGCACTTTGATAAAACACCGTCACTTGAGAAGTTCACATGGCTAAAGAAAAAGTAGACACTAAACCAAAAGACATGCTGTAGTCTACCAAGCCAACGCATTTGAAATGGATGGAGCCTTTTGTTTGGTGTTAATATAAGAATGAACGTTCTGAGTtggttaaatacattttttacattcttagtcataatGCAAATGTGAAGCATATCTTCTCACTTATGAATATTCAATGGACGATGACTGAACTTCTCTTATCTCATTCACAGTAAATGAAATAGTTTAGTGTCACTATAATTTCAACATGGAGTGTGAAGCTTTAAGTTTGTAATGAAAAATCGCAGCTTGTTAAAATTAGTAAAATCTTCCGAAAAATATTATATGCAGCACTGCTCTAATAGAAGATAATAATATCTGTATTGTGATATTATATTTTCAATTGTTGAATAAAAAGTTTAATGCTTAGAATGGTTATTTACATtttctgtaatattaataattttatttaggctAGGTAAGCAAAAATGGTGATTCATACAGTCTAACTTTTCTGCAATCCTATATTCAATAGATATTGTTATAAAGCTCAAGGAAATTAATAGTTACTTAAACCAGGGCAGGGTAGAGATTAAGATGTAACAGACATTGGGAAGTGTATGTAAATCACGTTCCAGTGAGTGGGGACAACTACATAGTAGATACCTACTGCCATTTGTAGCATGCTGCACTTATGTTACCCTTTATATTTTGTCAGTCCTTCATGTCTACTCCAGAACTGAAGATTCAGAATTGCCCTAGTTTCTAATTAAGTAAATCTGGCAGCCCTAACTTTGGGCCACTAAACAATTATGTGACTCAGTGCTAAAATCCCTTTGCATAATTGACTGCAATGAAAGATACAATTTTGGTATCATGTATATATCATTCTGCTTCAAAGCCAACATGATGTCTACATGTACATCACATTCGAAAGTCGCATAAAACTTTTGAAGAGACAGTGTGATTGTAATTAATTCTAAGCACAACTTTTGGGGTTATAAAATGCACCACATTATAATGTGTTGAAATATATTGACAGGATTAATATAAATGTTAGCTATAATTTCTTCCAGACTATGGTAACCGTTACTTTACCATgaggtatttattttattactaatggaggaaaaacatgcTTTTGATATGGTTTGTTGCTGTTCTCAGTTTTACTTTTGATTTCGAAAAGCAAACCTGCTTTCTGTCAAGCACACTAGTGTCAAAATTAGAAAGGGAGTATTCATTTAGCCTGCTGTCCCTTTATttctcaagaaaaaaattacgtGCTCTTTCTCACAAAATACCCATAGGTTATTTATGAACACTTTAATGTCCCTATTCCTTTGTCTTTAATATGTAGTATGAGTAACAATGTgattaaaattggtattttactACGTATTCCTCCTATACCACCTACAAATGGGAAGAAGGAATATTCGAAAGCAGTATGAAGGCAATTTAGACAAGATTATCATTACTACTAATGAAAACGAAGATCTGTTATTGCAGGACAGACtgggaataatattaatataaacagAACGAGTTATAATTTACTCCTAAAATACCAACATACATAACCTTCAAAGTACTCAATGGTGAAAGTATTAATACTAACAGGAAAGTCGGAATTGATTTTAGACTGAAGAAAAGACGGAAGTACGTATTACAGTCTAAAAGTAGTTTTAtcttaaaatatgacaaaattcaAGCAAACTGTTTAAAAAATCATACTTTAATACTACTGTTATATCAGCAATACTCCATAGGTATCTTGCATGTATTTTCTTCCATTCATACCTCAAAGGCAGGAATTTGAAGCAAttaacagataagaagccaccaCAAGATGGAATTCTTAACACTTACAAATAACTAGGAAAGCCACATATCACAGACTCTGGAAGATTATAATCAATATTAATTTGTTATCCATTTGAAAAAACTCTTCCTTATAATATTTagatttatctaaaaaaaaaatctctcctgCTTAACACACAGTAATATTTCGTTCTATAAAATTCTATTCTTAATCATGACAAATTTCAATTTGAGGTTATTATAATCAGTTACATATTACTTTCAGCATGGACAGTTGATGGGGCACTTTGGGGAatgtaatgaaagaaagaaaataataaccaaataaaaactgTCCTTACACTCACAAGTGGAAGTTGGGATTTGTGGCCACACAACTTgtacaattttaccgttttcttgTTGAACGTGGAATTCCCGTGAAAGATTCTTCCAGTGTGCTCTGGCGGCCTCTTCCTTTCTTGGCGGCAGTCTTCTGTTTTTTTGTCCGACATTTATTAGCATTTCGTAATTCGTAAGCTCGCAGGGAACCTTTACTTCTGTCGACTATCCTGTCGGCAGCATCCCATTCACTCTGCAACCTCAGTGCCAGCTCCAAATCTGACTGCTCCTGTCTTATTAACATTTCAATTCGAGTCTGCTCTTCTGAAGTTAACACAGACTCGTTTTCATCTACAATTGTTGTAATCTCGTCTAAATTCCTGTCATACCTCTCTAAAACACGTCCTTCTTCCAAAGGTCGAATACTTGGTGAAATATCAGTTTTAatctcattattattgttattaattttctttacatTATTTCTATAGTGATTAAAAGatactttttcattttgattaatACTAAGCtgattcattttaaaattgacTCCAGCAGATGATGTCTCCTGTCCCTTCATCTGACAACTTATACCAACTGGGGTTTGGCTGCCAGATTCTGGCTCCACACCGATAACTCTTGCCACACTTGGATCATCATAATTTACTTCATCATCTGATTCATCTTTGCCTCCAGTCTTTCCAGCTACTGCAAAACTACAACTATCTTCCTTCTCTGAACCGCCAAACCTCCTATCATGTCCTCCGATATTTCCTTCAGCCTGATTATGTACAATTGCTATTACTTTTTTCCCTCCACAGTCTTCCTCATTATACGAACTTAATCCCACTGAAGAGAAATTTTGTCTTCGCACATCCGTAGTAATATCTCTGCGAGTTTTCTTTCGTGGTGATTCTACATCCTCAATACTTTGTTCTTTCTCACTACTGCCACAGCTTAACTTGGAAGAATCTATCTTCTGCCAGGAGGATGATTTCCCTGAAGACATCAAAAGAATTAGATTAGTTCTGTGGATTATCCAGTCAAATAAAAGTAAAGATGATCTACAGAAATCAATATATCAGTTACAAAGAATAAATGAGatgcataattttaaaatttcagcacataaaacaaagacaatggcttttaatagaaaatacagTGTCAGAACTAAAATTACTTTAAATGATACACCTATAGAACAGGTCACTAGTTTCAAATATTTAGGATGTGAAGTCACTTACAAACACACAAGTGAAGGTAGAAACAAACTTCCAATGTTCCAACAGATATGTggtacaataaatagaacactgaagggtaaaacaagaaaaaacacagaAATTAAGTTTTATAATGTAACAGCAGTACCAGTTCtgttatatggatcagagacctGGATTCTCACAAGCAATGACAGAAAGAAATTGCAAGCGTCTGAAATGAAGTTCCTAAGATCAGTCAAGGGTTGCACTAGGCTAGATAGAATTAAGAATGACGACATAAGTGAACTAAATGTGGTATCGCTGGAAGAAAAGATTTGTAGCTTTAGAGTTGTGAATTGAACATCTAGAGAGAATGGATAGCAACCAAATTCCAAGACGAATATTAACATATAGACCAAAAGGAAAAAGAGACCAAGGAAACGTTGGAAAGAGTCACTGTGAAACCAGAATAGGCTTTAAGCCTAATCCctgaaatgaagaagaagatattatCCAGTTCCAAGATCAGAGGTCTGATAAAAGCATCTATGTTCCTGAAAGAGATAAAGGGATAAAGAGATGTtgcaataatatactgtactgtatatcctCAGAACGTCAAAAGTAAACCACTTAGGTTTTTCAGTTACACAGAGTTTGTATTGAAAGAAAGATATTTGCATACCGCATGACGTGGtaggaatgaaatgaaaatccATTGCTGATAAAAACTCAATTCACAATGTTACAGACAGTGTTTTctctgtttaaaataacattttgttcatttttttctaatttctgaAATGATACACAAACACA contains the following coding sequences:
- the LOC138713612 gene encoding E3 ubiquitin-protein ligase RNF169-like isoform X2; its protein translation is MTHSNITIGVDSVSTWMLFLSSSMEEEERQYLAIRQQQLKQAAADEQVAKEWQEQSSQGACSSSSVAKKDPLRVEMDNKENKNRAHCSVLTHMRGPMDSYVVSQSVMSSGKFVSTSDNSFKLKFGNNKHKTVSEPEKVRSTSDMSTGSHDSINQEMHHFKPIKSVPRTPPKKLPDGRVLVPMVVKAVPMNLSAAYETLNESNETTTYFSTSFRQQLMEVQLDRIKSLKGVLRTSGISPPISAFRGKSSSWQKIDSSKLSCGSSEKEQSIEDVESPRKKTRRDITTDVRRQNFSSVGLSSYNEEDCGGKKVIAIVHNQAEGNIGGHDRRFGGSEKEDSCSFAVAGKTGGKDESDDEVNYDDPSVARVIGVEPESGSQTPVGISCQMKGQETSSAGVNFKMNQLSINQNEKVSFNHYRNNVKKINNNNNEIKTDISPSIRPLEEGRVLERYDRNLDEITTIVDENESVLTSEEQTRIEMLIRQEQSDLELALRLQSEWDAADRIVDRSKGSLRAYELRNANKCRTKKQKTAAKKGRGRQSTLEESFTGIPRSTRKR